The sequence below is a genomic window from Leptolyngbya sp. SIO1E4.
GGGCCGATCTGATTACCCTGTTGGCACCGCTGGATGAACGCCGTCGTCGTGAGTTTTTGGCCCTCTGGGACGACTACGAGAACGTGTTGTCTCCCGAGGCCGCGATGGTGAAAGGCTTAGACAAGCTTGAAACACTCATTCAGCATAATCAGGGAAAAAATCCCTCCGGGTTTGACTATGTGTTCAATCTTTCCTACGGGCAACAATATACGTCCCAGCATTCTCTACTCGCGGCGATGCGCCAACTCATTGATGAAGACACCCGCAGGCATGCAGAAATGGGACACTGACGATGCATTGTGCTGGAACCCTGACATTGGCTGGCTAAGCCAATCCTATGGTGCTGAGATCTTTAGGGTTTTCCTTGCAGAATGTATCCATGCGGTTTAGGTTGATTTTGCCACGAACATCCAAATACCCTAAAACGAGGAGCCTCTCATGGTAGAGCCCGGCAGAACGGTTAAAGTGCATTACACGGGAACCCTGAGCGATGGATCAGTCTTTGATTCCTCGGAAGGAAAAGATCCCCTTGAGTTTCAGGTTGGCTCCGGTCAAGTGATTCCAGGCTTTGACACCGCTGTGCAGCAAATGGAGGTTGGGACTACCAAGAGTGTCACGATCCCAAGCGGTGAGGCCTATGGTGAGGTTCGAGAAGACATGATTGCGACTATTCCCCACGAGCAGTTGCCTGAGGATCTAAATCCTCAAGTGGGGCAGACCCTG
It includes:
- a CDS encoding peptidylprolyl isomerase, yielding MVEPGRTVKVHYTGTLSDGSVFDSSEGKDPLEFQVGSGQVIPGFDTAVQQMEVGTTKSVTIPSGEAYGEVREDMIATIPHEQLPEDLNPQVGQTLQLKTPQGSLPVWVVEIKEDGVMIDGNHPLAGQDLTFELTVIDVT
- a CDS encoding HD domain-containing protein, yielding MTTEDLIGCLSFIQQAEKLKDVLRSAHTSSGRQESTAEHTWRLCLMAMVFEQEFDGIDFAKLLKVCIIHDLGEAISGDIPAIHQRPDQNKSARERADLITLLAPLDERRRREFLALWDDYENVLSPEAAMVKGLDKLETLIQHNQGKNPSGFDYVFNLSYGQQYTSQHSLLAAMRQLIDEDTRRHAEMGH